The nucleotide sequence AGACGTCAGCCGCAACGACATAGGGTTCGACTTTATAAGTCGCCATTGCCTCAGGAGAATTTGCGTGATTCACCGGATTGATCATGGCCATCAGTTCCCAGGCGCGCCGACTGTCGCCCAATTTCGAAAAGGCCATCGCCATCCAAATCGCCGCATGGGTGTATTGCCCGCCATTCTCCCGTACACCGGGGACGTATCCTTTGATATAGCCGGGATTCAAATCAGACTTGTCGAAGGGTGGGGCCAGGAGCTGGATGAGATTCTGATCTCTGTTGATAAGATACTGATCCGCAGCCTCCATGGCCATGAGAGCGCGCGCGTCGTCGCCAGCGCCGGAGAGAACAGACCAGCTTTGGGCAATAGAATCAATTCGGCATTCTGGGTTACTCAGCGATCCCAGCGGCGCGCCATCGTCGAAGTAAGCGCGGCGGTACCAAGCCCCGTCCCAGCCATGCTGCTCGATGTTCCGGCGCAGGTGATCCGCCTCTGCGTCGCAGCGATCGGCAACGGGCAGATCGCTGCGACGGCGGGCAACCTCAGTGAATTGCCTGAGTACCGCATACAGGAAAAAACCCAGCCAGACGCTTTCGCCTTCCCCCTCAACCCCCACCATGTTCATGCCGTCATTCCAGTCGCCGGAGCCCATGAGCGGTAGTCCGTGTACGCCATACTTGAGACCTTTCAGGATGGCTCTCACGCAGTGGTCGTAAAAACTGGCCGCTTCCTGAGATTGGCCGGGCATATCGTAATAGGAATCCTCTTTTTCGCTTATCGGGCGCCCCTTAAGGAAATGGATTGTCTCATCCAAGACGCCATAATCACCTGTGCTCCCGACGTAGCGGCACATCGCGAACGGCAGCCAGAGATAATCGTCGGAACATTGAGTGCGCACACCGCGGCCAGAAGGAGGATGCCACCAGTGCTGTACATCTCCCTCAGGGAACTGACGACCGGCGGCCAGAAGAAGGTGCTCACGTACAAGACGCGGCTTAGTATGGATGAGCGCCATTACGTCCTGCAATTGATCACGAAAACCAAAGGCGCCCCCGGACTGGTAGAAGCCGCTGCGCGCCCACAGGCGGCAGGCCAGCGTCTGGTACACGAGCCAGCCGTTGGTCAGAACGTTGAGGGACTGGTCGGGCGTTTCGACGTTCACTTCACCGAGCGTGTGTTGCCAGTATTGCCAGACCGCTTCGAGCACCTGGCGTGCAGCCACAGATCCGCGGCAACGACGTACCAGGTTGCCGGCATCCTTGACATCCCGCCCAACGCCAAGTTTGAAGATGATTTCGCGCTCTTGCCCATCGGCCAGATCGAAGGGAATCTGGATCGCAGCGCAAGGGTCCAGGGCAGCCCCCACTCGGCCGGAGAGCCGCAGCCGGGTCATCGCGGCCGGACTCCGAAGCGTGCCGTTTCTCCCCAGAAATTCCGTCCGGTCGCCGCTTACCGTTCGGGTTGGTTCGTCAACGCTGAAAAAGGCAGTCCGGTCAGGAAACTCCGTATTGTAAGGGTTCCGCGCGAAAAGCGCTCCGCTCACGGGGTCAATTTCCGTGATCACCTGCATGACTGTCTTAGGTCGCAGATCTCCCAGAACCCATTCCGCATATCCCGTCACAGAGAGTCGGCGTGATCGGCCGGACATATTTTTTACCTTTACCACCGTAAACTTGACTGATGCGTCCATAGCCACATAGACCCAGGTCTCGGAAAAAATGCCCTCCTCAGTATGTTCGAAGACGCTATAGCCAAATCCGTGCCGGGTAACATATGGCATCGTCCCCCGACTGGGAAGCGGCATGGGAGACCAGAAGTGGCCACACTCTTCATCGCGGATGTAGAAAACTTCCCCGCTCGTATCACTTACGGAATCATTATACCAGGGAGTAAGGCGGAATTCGTGCGCATTCTCCGCCCAGGTATACGCGGAGCCGCTTTCCGAGATGACGGTCCCGAAATTCGGATTTGCCAGCACATTCACCCAGGGCGCCGGCGTTACCTGATCAGGTGTGGTGGTGATGATATACTCGCGTCCATCAGGGGTGAATCCGCCCAGTCCATTGAAAAACAGCAGATCATGGCGAGGCAGGGCGGCAACTGCCGTGGGGACAACACCGTCTGTCCGGGTCGGTGTAAGCTGCGGTACGGTAATTATCCCAATCTTCCTGCGATTCATCTGGTCTGTCAGAATCCCCCAGCGGTCGGAGATGATGACACGAGCGACTGTTTGGAGCAGAATGCGCTCCTCATTGGATATTTGGTCAGCTGGCCTTACGAAAATCCCTCCCGGTTGATCCGTAACGAGAGCGCTGACGCCTGCGGCAACGAGCCCCATAATTTCATCCTGAAGCTGTTGCCGGTAACCGGCGTGATCCTCGTTCCAGATCACCAGGTCCACCGCAAGCCCTTTTAAGCGCCAGTAGGTGTGGGCCTGAATAAGTTGACGCACCAAAGTAATATTGGCCGGATCTTCAATACGCAGGAGGAGAATGGGTAAATCGCCGGAAATGGCGTAGCCCCAGAGGCCGGATTGCCCGCGGCGATTCTTCATGATGACGCTGGCATCGGCACGGAGCGAATAATTGGCGTAAATTAACGAGCCGGCGAGGCTTCCGTAAAGCTGCGCGTCGGCCTCCGTGGCATTGATCTGCCGTAAAAAAATATCGCTGTGTGTCCATGCCAGATCGAAGACCCGGTCTGCAAGACGCCGATCCTGGTATTTCTCGACCAGGTTTAAGGCTGCCTCGCGTGTTTCCCCCATGCCGGAAACAATATTGACCGTAGCCGTTTCATCGGCAGCGAGTGTGATGCGATAACGGATGGAAACGATCGGATCCAGCACGGACCCCTCACTGCCGGAGAGAGCAGACCGATTACCCATCGCTTGCGGGTCGGCAACCGTATGGCCGCGGCCGATGAACCGCAGACGGTCGGTCTCATAAGAGATTTCTCCGATATCGCCGCCATGCACAGCCATCAGATGAAACATCCAGGGCGCGTGCTCTCCTTGGGAACGGGGTCGGCGGGTGCAGAGAATAGCTTGTTGCCGCCGCAGAACCTCGGTCTGCACAAAGAGATTACTGAACGCCGGATGCAGCGCATCGGCGGCCGGCGGGGCAAGAACGATCTCCGCATAACTTGTCACATCAATGAAGCGGCGTTTTCCGGAACGGTTGAAGATGGTAATGCGCCGCAATTCAATGTCATCTTCCGGCGAAACGGCAATTTCCGTGTGCGTGTCCAAAGCGTGGTTGACGCAACGGAATTCCGCTTTGTCCTCCGAAAAGATCGCTTCATAGGTATCCGCTTGTTTGAGCGACGGCTGATAGGACGTTGACCAGAATTCGCCGCTCGCCACATCACGGAGGTAACAGAAGGAGCCCCAATTATCACAGGTGCTGTCTTCGTGCCAGCGGGTGACGGCAATATCTTTCCAGCGGCTGTACCCGCCGCCCGCGTTCGTGATCATCACATGGTATCTGCCATTTGACAACAGATGCACTTCCGGTTTTGGCGTGTGCGGACTGCCGTACACGCGTATCGGCGGCGGCGCGTCCAGGAATTCAGCATGGCGTTCCGTAAGCTCGGCGGTGTGCGCCGTGAACGCCGTCGCTTTGGGGATGCGCTCCTGGAGCAACAGCATGGTCGCCTGAAACATCGGTTCCGCCTCAAATCGCTTCTGCATCGGACAGTCCAGGAGTACATAGGCCAGAGAAAGGAAGCTCATGCCTTGATGATGAGCCATGAAGGAACGAACCACGGCGCTTGACTGTCCGCGCGGCAGCCGGGAAGGCGTGTAGTCAATGGCTTCATAGAATCCGTATGGTCCGGCCAAGCCCTCCGCAGCGAGTCGTTCGAGATTCAGACAGGCCTCTTCTGGCGCCACCATCAGCGCCAGCGCCGAGGCATAGGGAGCGATGACCAGATCTTCGGCGAGTCCGCGTTTGAGTCCCAGACCGGGTACGCCAAAAGCGCGGTACTGGTAATTGAGATGAACGTCAATTGCGTTGTAGCCCGATTCCGAACTGCCCCAGGGCACTTTGCGTTTCTTCCCGTACTCGATCTGCCGGGCCACTATCCCTTTGCATGTTTGGTCGAGCAGGGTATGTTCATACGTCGGCATCAGCAAGAGCGGCATCAGGTATTCGAACATCGAACCGCTCCAGGAAAGGAGGACCTGCTCTCCACCAGCAGCGGTAAGCAGGCGTCCCAGGGCAAACCAGCTCTCCTGCGGCAACTGTCCCTGGGCAATCGCTATGAAGGTGCAGAACCTTGCTTCTGAAGCTAAAAGATCGTAGTAACTTTCATCACGACGACGTTCACCAACGTTGTACCCGATGGCCAGGAGATGGCGTACCTCATCGTACAAAAAGCCGTATTCCATCTGGGCAAGTTCGGTGATTTGCCGTGCCAGTTTTTCGATAGCAGTAATCCTTCCGCGGGCAAGTCGGCCTGCCTCCGTCAACGCGTCCCTCCCAAGGCGCACAACCTGCGTTCCTCCACCAAGATTGGCCAATTGGTGCAGCGTGGGGATATCGTCGCTGTCCGGCAGTGCGCCGAACCTCTTAGGCGGCGATTCCGGCAATGATAGCCAAGGCGCAAGAAACATCAATTCTTCAAAGACAATCCGACATTGACTGGCCAGGGCCTGCGCCCACCATTGACTCTGGCTTTTGGGGGCGGTGTCGGGATCATCAGGTAGAGGCGCACGGCATCGCGTCTCCACTGCCGCGGCAGCCGTTGCCAGCTGCTCAAGGCACAACCGCGCCGCCGCCAGCGTGGAGGGTGGGGAAGCGATGGCGGACTTCAGCAGTATTTGCAGTTCAGCAAGTTGGTTGGTAGCAGTATTGCCACCCACGTCCTCGAGGATACGGACTGTGTCGCTGATCCCCTCCAATATGCGCGTTCCCAGGATCGGATCATCGGGAAGTGCGAGCAGTCCCTGCCGCAGTGTCAGCAAATGACCGGCCAGGTTACCGCTGTCCACGGTCGAAATGTAAGCAGGTTGCAGCGTCTGCAGGGATTGCGTATCGTACCAGTTGTAAAAGTGGCCTCGGTATCGTTCCAATGCTGCCATCGTAGCGAGTGTGTGTGCCGTACGTTCGATGAGTTGTCCCGCCGGGATATAGCCGAAGTCATAGGCAGACAAATTTGCGAGCAGGGCCAGGCCCATATTGGTCGGCGACGTGCGATGCGCGATTACGGCAGCGGGCTGTTCCTGATAATTGTCAGGAGGGAGCCAATGATCTTCCGGGCCGACGAAGGTTTCAAAGAATGCCCAGGTCCTGCGGGCAACCTTCCGGAGAAAAGTAACCTGGTCAGCCGTCAGCTTTGCTTCGCGACGAGCCAGCGGCAGACTGATCCACCAGGCGACAACCGGGGAAACAAACCAGAGTCCCAGTATGGGCCCGGCCACCGCTAATGATGCTGATGACAGGGGCCTCGCAAAAGCCAGATAAATAACCGTGATACCGGCAAGAAACGGACCGATCCACATGGAGCGGCAACAGGAGCCAATGTCCGCATGGTCGTTGCCATATCGCTCGTTCGACGTATTCCATTCGAGGAGCCGTTTGCGGGTGACCAGCATCCGCCAGCCCGTGCGCACAATGGCATCGAGACTGAAAAACGCCTCATAGGGAAGACAGATGAGCGTAAATGCCGCCTGGGCAATGTGCCGCCCGACGGAGTGCAGATTGGCAGCGATGTGCTGACTTATCAGTACATCGTCCGGTTTCTGAAGCACTTCTACGAACGACACAATGACCGAGGGGATCAGGATTACGCCCAGCACCGCCAGCGTCCAGAAGCAGGCCGCCGGCAAGACCGTCCAGCCCAGCAGCAAAAGGAGTGTCAAAGCCGCCGGTACGAGACTGCGCCTCAGGTTGTCAAATATCTTCCATTGAGACAACCAGGAGAGCGGGTTTTTTTGCAGGTGCAGATCAAAGCCGGGAACCCCCGAGAACAACCAGTGCAGAAGCTGCCAATCGCCGCGGATCCAGCGATGCCGGCGGCTCACATCGGCATTGTAGCGAGACGGATATTCTTCATAGAGCATCACATCGCTCAACAGCCCCGCCCGCGCGTAACACCCTTCCAGCAGATCGTGGCTAAGAATCCGGTTCTCGGGAAAACGTCCTTTGAGTGTCCGCTCAAAGGCGTCAACCTCGTAAATGCCCTTGCCGATGAACGAGCCTTCGCCAAACATGTCCTGGTATACATCTGAAACTACGTGGGTATAGGGATCAATGCCGGGTTCGCTGCCGCACATGGTCGCGTACCGCGAACGGTTCATGCCGGGCAGACTTGCGGCGACCCGCGGCTGAAGGATAGCGTACCCCTCACAGACTCGCTGCATATCTTCGCTGTATCGCGCCCGATTCAGCGGGTGCGCCATGGCGCCTACAAATTGCCAGGCTGCATTGCGCGGCAACTGCGTATCCGTGTCTAAGGTGATCACATACTTCACGTCCGATAAGGCAGTCGTGTCACCGATGATGAGAGAAAAACGATCAATTGCGTCCTTCCCACCGGACAGGAGGGCATTCAAATCCGCCAGTTTGCCCCGTTTACGCTCATAACCCATCCAGATTTGCTCCCGGGGATTCCAGCGACGGGGGCGATGGAACAGGAAGAAGGTATCGCCTCGGGAATGGCCGTACTTGTAATTCAGTTCTTCGATCCCCTGCCGAGCCAACTGCAACAGCGGTTCGTCCTCAGGGAGCGCTTCCTCCTTGGCGTCTTGAAAATCGGTCAGCAGGCCAAAGTGCATGTTCACGTCCCGATTCGCCAGGAACCTTACTTCCAGCGCCTCCATCAGTTCGGCGATACTTTGTGCGCTTCTCAGCATCGTCGGAACCACCGTCAGCGTGCGGAATTCCGGTGGTATGCCTTTGGAGAAATCCAGTCGCGGCAGCAAATGGGGTATCGCCAGCAGCGTCACCAGCCAATTCACCAGGGCAACGGCAAGCTGACTTGCGCTTAGCACTGAGAGGAATCCGATCAGAACAATTAACCATCCCGGCAAAGCACCGACTCGCGATGTTGCCATCCCTACCTCGACAAAGATTGCCGTCAGCAGCGTGATTGTACCCAGATAGACGAGGGAAGGACACCGGCGGCTCCATCGCCGCAGATGTTCAAGCGGGGAAAAGCGTACTGCCAGCGCCGCTTCGAGCTTTGGCAATCCCTTGTCTATCAGGTAGAAGCCGACATGGGCAGTACGATCATCATTGCCTTTCTCATCGGCCTCCGCCTGCGCCAATCCGATCGTTTTGTGCGCCACTTCGCTCTCGGAAAAGCGGCTGTGTTTCGCTATTTTTTCCACGACATGGCGATACCGGTCACGGGTAGAAAAATCCATTCTGCTGTAAACATTGCCGGGATCCTTTCGTAGAGTCTGTTCAACAACGCTCATCGTCTCGACGAACTCTTGCCAGTCCATCGCACCCAGGCAGCGAAGACTGCCGATGCTGTTGCTCATGGATACCTGATCGGCGGCCTGCTGTTGGTTTTCCTCCTGAACCAGTTGCTGGAACGTCTGGCCGCTCTCGGAAAGCCGCTGCTCAAGCCAGGTGAGTGGCAATGACAATGCAGGACCCTTCCCCTGCAGGCGGCGAGCCATTTCTGCGATAAACGGGCTCACCAGCGGCGGGTTCGATCGCGCCATGTCGGCGATCAACAGGATGAGACTTTTCGGGTCCTTTGCGGCGCTCTCCGTCATCTGGTCTGCCCAATAGTCAGCCAGACTGCGGTCAATCCTATCGGCGGCAATGCGGGCGGCAATGCGCCGGAGATTCTCGATGAGCGCCAGACGGAGCATAATGGGAATGGCCCACAACTCACCTAATTTTAGTGCGGTGACCGTCAAGTAGGCGGCGGCAAATCTGCCAAGGATCTCCGGATCTACCCGCCCGTCGCCATGGGAGATCATTTCCAGCGCAAGGTCATATACGCGTGGCAGAGCAGCCGACGGGCCATTCAGGAGGCGCGGGAGTTCCCGGCTGTATCCCATTGGCAAGTGCCTTCTGGCGGTGCGAATCTGCTCTTCAATCAGGTAGAAATTGTCAAGCAGCCATTCCCCAGCAGGCGTAATCCGACGGTTTGCCTTAACCGCCTCCGTCAGCAAATTTTGGACGCCGATCAGGATGCTTTCATTCTCCGCCAGCCGTGTCAGAAGACGATCCGGAGTGTACCCGGGACTTAACGTATGTGAGCTCGCGAGGGCCTTGCCATGCTGCTCCATCTGATCAGCGCTGAATAACTCCGCTCGCAGCGGGGGCTCGTCAGCACATTTTTGTGTCAAAACGTTTCTGCGAAGCCCGGTCCACCATTGAGATAGGCTCACGAA is from Deltaproteobacteria bacterium and encodes:
- a CDS encoding cyclic beta 1-2 glucan synthetase, translated to MEQHGKALASSHTLSPGYTPDRLLTRLAENESILIGVQNLLTEAVKANRRITPAGEWLLDNFYLIEEQIRTARRHLPMGYSRELPRLLNGPSAALPRVYDLALEMISHGDGRVDPEILGRFAAAYLTVTALKLGELWAIPIMLRLALIENLRRIAARIAADRIDRSLADYWADQMTESAAKDPKSLILLIADMARSNPPLVSPFIAEMARRLQGKGPALSLPLTWLEQRLSESGQTFQQLVQEENQQQAADQVSMSNSIGSLRCLGAMDWQEFVETMSVVEQTLRKDPGNVYSRMDFSTRDRYRHVVEKIAKHSRFSESEVAHKTIGLAQAEADEKGNDDRTAHVGFYLIDKGLPKLEAALAVRFSPLEHLRRWSRRCPSLVYLGTITLLTAIFVEVGMATSRVGALPGWLIVLIGFLSVLSASQLAVALVNWLVTLLAIPHLLPRLDFSKGIPPEFRTLTVVPTMLRSAQSIAELMEALEVRFLANRDVNMHFGLLTDFQDAKEEALPEDEPLLQLARQGIEELNYKYGHSRGDTFFLFHRPRRWNPREQIWMGYERKRGKLADLNALLSGGKDAIDRFSLIIGDTTALSDVKYVITLDTDTQLPRNAAWQFVGAMAHPLNRARYSEDMQRVCEGYAILQPRVAASLPGMNRSRYATMCGSEPGIDPYTHVVSDVYQDMFGEGSFIGKGIYEVDAFERTLKGRFPENRILSHDLLEGCYARAGLLSDVMLYEEYPSRYNADVSRRHRWIRGDWQLLHWLFSGVPGFDLHLQKNPLSWLSQWKIFDNLRRSLVPAALTLLLLLGWTVLPAACFWTLAVLGVILIPSVIVSFVEVLQKPDDVLISQHIAANLHSVGRHIAQAAFTLICLPYEAFFSLDAIVRTGWRMLVTRKRLLEWNTSNERYGNDHADIGSCCRSMWIGPFLAGITVIYLAFARPLSSASLAVAGPILGLWFVSPVVAWWISLPLARREAKLTADQVTFLRKVARRTWAFFETFVGPEDHWLPPDNYQEQPAAVIAHRTSPTNMGLALLANLSAYDFGYIPAGQLIERTAHTLATMAALERYRGHFYNWYDTQSLQTLQPAYISTVDSGNLAGHLLTLRQGLLALPDDPILGTRILEGISDTVRILEDVGGNTATNQLAELQILLKSAIASPPSTLAAARLCLEQLATAAAAVETRCRAPLPDDPDTAPKSQSQWWAQALASQCRIVFEELMFLAPWLSLPESPPKRFGALPDSDDIPTLHQLANLGGGTQVVRLGRDALTEAGRLARGRITAIEKLARQITELAQMEYGFLYDEVRHLLAIGYNVGERRRDESYYDLLASEARFCTFIAIAQGQLPQESWFALGRLLTAAGGEQVLLSWSGSMFEYLMPLLLMPTYEHTLLDQTCKGIVARQIEYGKKRKVPWGSSESGYNAIDVHLNYQYRAFGVPGLGLKRGLAEDLVIAPYASALALMVAPEEACLNLERLAAEGLAGPYGFYEAIDYTPSRLPRGQSSAVVRSFMAHHQGMSFLSLAYVLLDCPMQKRFEAEPMFQATMLLLQERIPKATAFTAHTAELTERHAEFLDAPPPIRVYGSPHTPKPEVHLLSNGRYHVMITNAGGGYSRWKDIAVTRWHEDSTCDNWGSFCYLRDVASGEFWSTSYQPSLKQADTYEAIFSEDKAEFRCVNHALDTHTEIAVSPEDDIELRRITIFNRSGKRRFIDVTSYAEIVLAPPAADALHPAFSNLFVQTEVLRRQQAILCTRRPRSQGEHAPWMFHLMAVHGGDIGEISYETDRLRFIGRGHTVADPQAMGNRSALSGSEGSVLDPIVSIRYRITLAADETATVNIVSGMGETREAALNLVEKYQDRRLADRVFDLAWTHSDIFLRQINATEADAQLYGSLAGSLIYANYSLRADASVIMKNRRGQSGLWGYAISGDLPILLLRIEDPANITLVRQLIQAHTYWRLKGLAVDLVIWNEDHAGYRQQLQDEIMGLVAAGVSALVTDQPGGIFVRPADQISNEERILLQTVARVIISDRWGILTDQMNRRKIGIITVPQLTPTRTDGVVPTAVAALPRHDLLFFNGLGGFTPDGREYIITTTPDQVTPAPWVNVLANPNFGTVISESGSAYTWAENAHEFRLTPWYNDSVSDTSGEVFYIRDEECGHFWSPMPLPSRGTMPYVTRHGFGYSVFEHTEEGIFSETWVYVAMDASVKFTVVKVKNMSGRSRRLSVTGYAEWVLGDLRPKTVMQVITEIDPVSGALFARNPYNTEFPDRTAFFSVDEPTRTVSGDRTEFLGRNGTLRSPAAMTRLRLSGRVGAALDPCAAIQIPFDLADGQEREIIFKLGVGRDVKDAGNLVRRCRGSVAARQVLEAVWQYWQHTLGEVNVETPDQSLNVLTNGWLVYQTLACRLWARSGFYQSGGAFGFRDQLQDVMALIHTKPRLVREHLLLAAGRQFPEGDVQHWWHPPSGRGVRTQCSDDYLWLPFAMCRYVGSTGDYGVLDETIHFLKGRPISEKEDSYYDMPGQSQEAASFYDHCVRAILKGLKYGVHGLPLMGSGDWNDGMNMVGVEGEGESVWLGFFLYAVLRQFTEVARRRSDLPVADRCDAEADHLRRNIEQHGWDGAWYRRAYFDDGAPLGSLSNPECRIDSIAQSWSVLSGAGDDARALMAMEAADQYLINRDQNLIQLLAPPFDKSDLNPGYIKGYVPGVRENGGQYTHAAIWMAMAFSKLGDSRRAWELMAMINPVNHANSPEAMATYKVEPYVVAADVYALPPHTGRGGWTWYTGAAGWMYRLIVESLLGLRMEADRLSFVPLLPADWEGFKMHYRYRETVYHIAVMRTQAGDGATSVTVDGAPQQGATITLVDDHQEHSVDVRIGLHQGSS